The sequence CGCCCTCAGCCGCGGCATCAGGGCCGCCGGCTCCAGCCCGGCGGCCCTCGCCACGTCCAGCGCCCGCTGGAGGTCGGCCGCCGGCGTGGGCGTGAAGTGCAGCAGCACGATGTCGCCGCGGGGCCTGCGGATCCCGGTTCCACCCGTCGTCGATGGTGATGAAGACGACCTTCTCCGGTGTCGGCACGTGCGACACGACGGGCGGCAGCCCCACCCCCGCCTGAGCCGACCCGGCGGCCCCGAGGGCGAGCGACAACGACGCGAGCCCGGTGAGAAGCGCGCGGGATCTCCCCATGCCGCTCTACCCTGGAGATCAACTCGATCATCAACCCTCCTGCCACAAACGGAGGTTGACGACCCACGCACCCCAGGTCCGTATCGGTGAATCCTCGCGGAATGTCGTCGACCACACCTACGGCCCGAAAGCGTGAGCCGCGAGAAGGAGCAAGCCGTGAACATCTCGCAAGCCGCCGACCGCCTCTCCCGGGAACTCCCCTGCCACCGAGTGGAGATCCTCCAAGGACGGCTCACCGCCACACCTCACGCCGACGGAACCCACGCACTCATCCTGACCAGACTGATCACCACCTTCCACGCCGCCGGGGCCCGACAGGCCGGTCTCAAATACCTGCAGGCCATCGGCCTCTGGCTGCCCACCGGCCCCGACGACTTCGCCATCCCGGACTTCTCCCTCGTCGCGGCCGACTTCCAGAACAGCCACGTCGAGAACAACTGCTACGCACCCACCAGCTTCCGCATGGTCGTCGAGGTCACCTGGTCCCACTGGTCCGACGACCTCGGCACCAAAGCCGAGTGCTACGCCCAGGCCGGCATCCCCGTGTACCTGGTCGCCGACCGACGCCACGACGAAGCCGTGCTCCACACCGACCCCACGGAGGCGCATACCGCTCCCGCAAGGCCTTCAAGCGCGGCACGTCCGTCCCCCTCCCCGAATCCATCGGCATCCCCCTCGAACTCCCCGTTGACCGCCTCCTCGACGGGGACGAAAGCTGAGCCAGCCGAGCCCTTTCCAGGCCATGTGACATTCCGCCATACGTTCGAGTGAACGGCGTCCGATCCACCTACGGCACGCCAAGCCCCCACCTAGGTTCAGCCACAACACAAACGGCCCCCGACCGGGATGGCACTCCCGGCCGAGGGCCTCACCAACAGGGAAGAAGGACTTCCTCATGGCTGACCAGGACCCTAGCGCCTCCGCACGCTTCATGAACCTCGAAGACCCGTGCTACGCCTACATGTTCGGCTTCCTCCAAGCCGATGGCCACCTCGCGCAGGGCAAGGGACAGAAGGGCAAACTCACCGCTGAGATCAACGCACGGGATATCCACATCCTCCGCGAGTTCCAGCAGCTCACGCCCTACTACAGCTCCATCATCGAGCGCGTCCGCAGCACGAACTTCGCCGCCCGCGCCCATTCGGCAACCTGGACCGTCTGCTCACTCGAAGCCAGGACCATCGTCAACGAGCTCGGGATCCCCTACGGCAAGAAGTCCCTGACCATCAAACCGCCGCGTGCGGACTTCTCCCGCCCCGATTACCTCCGGGGAATCATCGATGCGGACGGGTCCCTCGGCTGGACCGCCCAGGGATTCCCCTTCCTCTCCCTGACCTCGGCCAGCACAGCGATCGCCGCCTACCTGTGCCACTACGGCAAGAAGGTCACCGGAACAGAGCGCACGATCTCACGCAACACGCGAGATGGCGTTTACAACGTCTGCTACTACAAGGAGACAGCTCAGCAGCTAGCCGCACACTTCTACTACGACGACTGCCTCGCGCTCGCGCACAAGAAGGCGAATGCGGAGGCGATCCAGGCCTGGGTTCGTCCTGCGACGATGCGGATCGCTCCGCCGCGACGCCGCTGGACCCCGCAGGATGACCAAGAACTACTGGGGTTGAACGATCCGGCAGCCGCCGGCATCGCCCTCAATCGAACCGAGAAGAGCTGCTCCGTGCGCCTGTGGCGTCTGCAGAACGGCCGCATCTGAGCGAGAGCAACACGGAGGGGCCCGGACCTGATCGCGTGATCGGTCCGGGCCCCTCTGCTCGCCAGACAACTGGGCCGGACCTCAACCTTTGACGCAGATGACCTGCTTGAGCTTGGCCACGACCTGGACGAGGTCGGTCTGCTGGTCGATGACCTGCTCGATCGACTTGTACGCGCCCGGGATCTCGTCCACGACGCCCGAGTCCTTGCGGCACTCCACGCCCTTGGTCTGCTCCGCCAGGTCCCGCGCAGAGAACCGCTTCTTCGCCGCCGTCCGGCTCATCTTCCGGCCCGCGCCGTGCGAGGCGGAGTTGAAGGACTTCTCGTTGCCGAGGCCCTTCACGATGTACGAGCCCGTGCCCATGGAGCCCGGGATGATCCCGTAGTCGCCGCTGCCGGCCCGGATCGCACCCTTACGCGTCACCAGCAGGTCCATACCTTCGTACCGCTCCTCCGCCACGTAGTTGTGGTGGCAGCTGATCTCCTGACCGAAGGAGACCTTCGCCTTCCGGAACTCCCTGCGGATGACCTCCTTGGAGAGGCTCATCATCGCGGCGCGGTTGTACTTGGCGTACTCCTGCGCCCAGAAGAGGTCGTTGCGGTACGCCTCCATCTGGGGCGTGGCCGCGAGGAACACCGCCAGGTCACGGTCGACCAGGTTCTGGTTGTGCGCGAGACCCCTGGCCACTCCGATGTGGTGCGCGGCGAGTTCGTTGCCGATATTCCGGGAGCCCGAGTGCAGCATGATCCACACCGAATCGGACATATCTACACAAAGCTCCCAGAAGTGGTTGCCCGTTCCGAGCGTTCCGATCTGCTTCGCCGCACGCTCCCGCCGGTACTTCACCGCATCCGTGATGTAGTCGAACCGCTTCCAGAGGTCGTCGTACCCCTCCACCGAGAAGCCGTACAGGCGCGACGGGTCCACCGCCTCCTTGTGCAGGCCCATGCCCACCGGAATCGCCTGCTCGATCTTCGACCGCAGCTTCGACAGGTCCCCCGGCAGGTCGTTCGCCGTCAGGGACGTCTTCACCGCCGACATGCCGCAGCCGATGTCCACGCCCACCGCCGCCGGGCAGACCGCGTCCTTCATCGCGATCACCGAGCCGACCGTGGCGCCCTTGCCGTAGTGGACGTCGGGCATGACGGCCAGGCCCTTGATCCACGGGAGGGTGGCGACGTTGTGCAGCTGCTGCATCGCGCCCGCTTCGACCGACGCCGGGTCGGTCCACATCCGGATGGGGACCTGCGCCCCTGGTACCTCTACATACGACATGTTGTCTCAATCCCCCGAAAGCCCAAGAAAAGTCTCTATACGCAAAAAGCCTCGCTCTTGGCCCCAAATACGACAGAGGACCGGCGCCAGCACCAGCGTGTGCGATAGACATTGTGTCCATCCGCGCCCGAGTCGCGGCAACGCATTTTCCTGACCGCCGGGCAGCCGGCCGGTCGAAGGGAGCCATTGGACGTGCAGCGCAAGGCGGTACGGGGAGTCCTGCCAGGCATCGCGATGCTCACCGCGCTCCTGGCCGGCGCGGCCGGTCTGGCCGCGTGCACCGGCGGGGGCGACACCAGGAGCACCAGCGACTCGAAGCCGGGCGGCAGCACCGCCGCACCCCCGGCGCCCCCCGGGAAGTACCGCAGCCTGCCCCAGCCCTGCAAGGCCGCCGACGCCAAGCGGGTCAAGGCCATGCTCCCGGCCGGGGACTCCCTCACCGAGGAGCAGCGCCAGCAGCTGTACGCGGGCACCGCCGACGCCTCGTTCGACGGCGACCGGCGCGTGGGCTGCCGCTGGACCGCGCAGACGCCGGAGGAGACCCGGCTGCTGTCGGTCGGCTTCGAGCGCGTGGTCTCGTACGACCGGGCCGTCGCCAGCGACGACGACAAGGCGCGGCAGGTGTACGTACGCCAGCTCACGGATGCGCACCTGCCGTTCCCCGGGCCGGCGACGACCCCGACGGCCCCTACGGCCCCGACGTCGCCGGCGCCCACGCCGAGCACGGGCGCCGCGGGCGGCGGCTCGGCTCCTCCCGCGCCGGGGACCCCGGCCCCCGGCGGCAGTCCGTCCGGCAGCCCGTCCGCCGGCCCCGCCAACCCCTCCGGCAGTCCGGCCGCGACCCCGAGCGGCAGCCCCTCGCCCCCGCCCGAGCTGGGCTCCCGGGTCCTGGAGGGGCTGGGGAACGACGCGTTCCTCGACGACAAGCTGAGCCCCGCCGGGGCCACGGCGGCTCAGTCCCGCACCGTGCGGATTGTGTTCCGTACCTCGAATGTCATCGTCACCGTCGAGTACAGCGTGCAGCCCGCGCTGCCCGGAACGGTCCCCCCGAGTACTGAAACCCAGGAAAGCGCACAGGAGTTGGCGCAGGCACTGGTCGAGCGTTTCAACGAATGAGCGGTGCGCGCCGCGGCCCGGCGTGACGGCGCGCACAGCAGCCGGTCACCCGGTCGGGCTACCGTTGCCCGGGTTCCGCGCCCGAAGAAGACCCACTGAGCTACTGAAGGAAACATGCACCGATCAGCCTCGCGCCTCACTCGCGTTCTCGCCTGCGCAGCCGTCCCGGTGATCCTCACCGTTGCCGGGTGCTCCTCCGATTCGGGCAAGGCCTCGGGCTCGGACAGCGACAAGAAGTCCGGTTCCTCCGCTTCCGCCAAGCCGAGCGCGAAGCCGTCGCCCACGCTGGAGAAGGCCGCGTTCGCGACGCTGCCCGACCCGTGCAAGGCGGTCCAGACGAAGACCGTCGAGTCGCTCGTTCCGGAGGCCAAGGACAAGAACGGCACCGCGACCAAGTCGAACGACCTGGCCAGCCGCGCCAGCTGCTCCTGGAACGGTCTGGACGAGGACGGCCTGAAGGGTTCGCAGTACCGCTGGCTTTCGATCTCCCTCTTCCGCTACGACTCGCACGCCTCGCTCGGCGCCGCGAACAAGCGTGCCGAGGAGCAGTTCACCAAGCAGGTCGAGGCCGCGAAGGCGTCCGAGGGCGCGCAGAACGTCAAGGCCGAGGAGGCCGGCGGTATCGGTGACCAGGGGAGCTCGGTCACGTACAGCGTGAAGAAGGACGTGGACTTCTTCAACACGACGATCGTGGCGCGCACCCAGAACGTGGTGATCACGCTGGACTACAACGGTGCCGCGTACGAGGGTGCCGGTGCGCCGGACCAGGCGAAGCTGCTCCAGGACGCGATCGCGGCGGCGAAGGAGGCAGTGGGATCGGTCGACGCGGCCAACCAGCAGAAGCAGCCGGAGCAGCAGCCCTCGCAGGAGGCTTCGCAGCAGCAGTCGGCGCAGCCCGCGCAGTAGGGCCGGCGGCGGGTCCTCGCGGGGACCGGGGGCCTACCGGAGCGCTGACATCCAGTCACCCGTACGCTGTGCCTGCCGCAGCTTGGTAAAGGCTCGGTAAGGGCCCGACAAGGGGAGGGGATCGCGCGTGGCCGCGATGGAGCTGACTCGTACGCACCGGATACTCATCGGCGTCGTGGTCGCGGGAGCCGTGGTCATCGCCGGGATCGGCTTCGCGGGCTCGTACGCCGCGGTGCGGACCCTCGCCCTGCAGAAGGGGTTCGGCAGCTTCTCGCTGGTGTTCCCGATAGGCATCGACGCGGGCATCTGCGTGCTGCTCGCGCTGGACCTGCTGCTGACGTGGATGCGGATACCCTTCCCGCTGCTGCGCCAGACGGCGTGGCTGCTGACGGCGGCGACGATCGCCTTCAACGGGGCGGCGTCCTGGCCGGACCCGCTGGGCGTCGGCATGCACGCCGTCATCCCGATCCTGTTCGTGGTGACGGTGGAGGCGGCCCGGCACGCGGTGGGCCGGATCGCGGACATCACCGCGGACCGGCACATGGAGGGTGTGCGCATCACGCGCTGGCTGCTCTCCCCCGTCCCCACCTTCAAGCTGTGGCGCCGGATGAAGCTGTGGGAGCTGCGCTCCTACGAGCAGGCGGTCGGCATGGAGCAGGACCGGCTGATCTACCAGGCGCGGCTGCAGGCCCGGTACGGGCGCTCGTGGCGGCGCAAGGCGCCGGTGGCGGCGCTGATGCCGCTGAAGCTGGCCCGGATCGGCGTACCGCTCGCCCAGACGGCTCCGGAGGGTCTGGCGGCGGCGGGCATCGACCCGGCGCTGCTGCCCCCGGCGGCCGCCGCCTCCCCGGCGCCGGCCCCGGCGTCGGCCCCGGCGCTGGTGGCGGGAGGCGCGCAGGCCGGCCTGGCGGCCGGTCCGCAGGCAGGTCCGCAGGCAGGTCACCCGCAGGCCGGGCACCCGCAGGCCGCCTCCGTCCCGGGCGCCGGGCTGTCCGACGGGCCCGAGGCCGGTGCGCAGGTGGCCGGCGCGCCCGTCACCCATGCGCAGCCGCCCTTCGCGGTGGATCCGACGGCCATGCCCGCGGCGCACAACAGCGCCTGGTTCGCCGCGCCGCTGGCCCCGCAGGCGGCGTACGCGGGGGCCTACAACCCGCAGTACGTCGAGGGCCTGGAGCCGATCCCGGTCATGCCCCCGGCGGGCCCGGAGGACCAGCAGGTCCAGCAGCCGGACCTGCCGATCCCGGCCCCCCGCCAGGAGGAGGCCCAGGGTGCCGAGCCGGTGGACGGGCCTGACGAGGCCGAGTTCGCCGAGGTGGCGTACAAGGTGTTCCGGGCGCTGGTCGACGAGCAGAACGACTTCCCGACGGCCGAGGCCCTGGACATACACCTCTCGGACGGTTACGACGTGACCCACCCGCGCAGCGGCTCGCTGCTGCGGCGGATGATCCCGGCGTTCAAGCAGCGGTACCAGAAGGACCTGGAGAACGAGCACATCGCGTAAGCGACGCGCGGCGGCCAAGCGGAAGGGCCCGCACCCCGAGGGGTGCGGGCCCTTTCACATGCCGGGCTCGGATCAGATGCCCGTGCGGGCTCGGATCAGATGCCGGTGCGGGCTCAGACGGCGAGCAGCTTGCGCACGCGGTCCGCGCCCACCGCCAGCAGCAGCGTGGGCAGTCGCGGGCCGGTCTCCCGGGTCACGAGGAGCCGGTAGAGGAGCGCGAAGAAGGTCCGCTGGGCGACCTTGAGCTCCGGCGTCGGCTTGGCGTCGGGCTCCAGGCCGGCCATCACCTTCGGCACGCCGTAGACGAGGGTGGTCAGCCCGTCGAGGGACCAGTGCGAGTCCAGGCCGTCCAGCAGCCGCCGCAGCGACTCGCGGCCCTCGTCGTCCAGGGAGGACAGCAGCTCGGTGTCGGGCTCCTCGCGTACGAGGGTCCGCTGGTCGGCCGGGACCTGGGTGGTGATCCAGTTCTCGGCGCGGTCCAGGCGCGGCCGTACCGCGTCGAGGGAGGTGACCGGCTGCGACGGGTCCAGGTCGGTCAGGATGCGCAGGGTCTGCTCGTCGTGGCCGCCGGTGATGTCGACGACGGACGCGAGCGTCCGGTACGGCATCGGGCGCGGGGTGCGCGGCAGCTCGGTGGCGGCGGTGCGGACGGCGCGGGCGTGCGCGGCCGCGTCGGCGGGCAGCACGGAGCCGTCGGCGACCTTGGCCTCCAGCTTGTCCCACTCGTCGTAGAGCCGCTGGATCTCCTGGTCGAAGGCGATCTTGAAGGACTGGTTCGGGCGGCGGCGCGCGTACAGCCAGCGCAGCAGCTGCGGCTCCATGATCTTCAGCGCGTCGGCCGGGGTGGGGACCCCGCCCTTCGACGAGGACATCTTGGCCATGCCGCTGATGCCGACGAACGCGTACATCGGTCCGATCGGCTGCTCGCCGCCGAAGATGTGCACGATCTGGCCGCCGACCTGGAAGGAGGAGCCGGGCGAGGAGTGGTCGACGCCGGAGGGCTCGAAGACGACGCCCTCGAAGGCCCAGCGCATCGGCCAGTCGACCTTCCAGACCAGCTTGCCGCGGTTGAACTCGCTGAGCTTGACCGTCTCGGTGAACTCGTCCTCGGTGCAGACGTAGGTCATCTCGGTGGTCTCGTCGTCGTACGAGGTGACCTTGGTGAAGTCCTTGCCGCACTGGCCGCAGTACGGCTTGTACGGGAAGTAGCCGCCCTCGGCGCTGCTGCCGTCGTCCTCGGCTGCGGCGCCGGAGCCCTCGGCGGCCTCCAGCTCGGCCTCGTCGACCTGCTTCTGCTGGGGCTTCTTGCCGCCCGGCTTCTGCTTGGTGCGGTACTGGTCGAGGACGGCGTCGATGTCGCCGCGGTGCTTCATCGCGTGGAGCACCTGCTCGCGGTACACGCCGGAGGTGTACTGCTCGGTCTGGCTGATGGGGTCGTACTCGACGCCCAGCTCGGCCAGCGCCTCGACCATGGCGCCCTTGAAGTGCTCGGCCCAGTTCG comes from Streptomyces sp. NBC_01408 and encodes:
- a CDS encoding RtcB family protein, which codes for MSYVEVPGAQVPIRMWTDPASVEAGAMQQLHNVATLPWIKGLAVMPDVHYGKGATVGSVIAMKDAVCPAAVGVDIGCGMSAVKTSLTANDLPGDLSKLRSKIEQAIPVGMGLHKEAVDPSRLYGFSVEGYDDLWKRFDYITDAVKYRRERAAKQIGTLGTGNHFWELCVDMSDSVWIMLHSGSRNIGNELAAHHIGVARGLAHNQNLVDRDLAVFLAATPQMEAYRNDLFWAQEYAKYNRAAMMSLSKEVIRREFRKAKVSFGQEISCHHNYVAEERYEGMDLLVTRKGAIRAGSGDYGIIPGSMGTGSYIVKGLGNEKSFNSASHGAGRKMSRTAAKKRFSARDLAEQTKGVECRKDSGVVDEIPGAYKSIEQVIDQQTDLVQVVAKLKQVICVKG
- a CDS encoding Uma2 family endonuclease, translating into MNISQAADRLSRELPCHRVEILQGRLTATPHADGTHALILTRLITTFHAAGARQAGLKYLQAIGLWLPTGPDDFAIPDFSLVAADFQNSHVENNCYAPTSFRMVVEVTWSHWSDDLGTKAECYAQAGIPVYLVADRRHDEAVLHTDPTEAHTAPARPSSAARPSPSPNPSASPSNSPLTASSTGTKAEPAEPFPGHVTFRHTFE
- a CDS encoding DUF3558 domain-containing protein; the protein is MQRKAVRGVLPGIAMLTALLAGAAGLAACTGGGDTRSTSDSKPGGSTAAPPAPPGKYRSLPQPCKAADAKRVKAMLPAGDSLTEEQRQQLYAGTADASFDGDRRVGCRWTAQTPEETRLLSVGFERVVSYDRAVASDDDKARQVYVRQLTDAHLPFPGPATTPTAPTAPTSPAPTPSTGAAGGGSAPPAPGTPAPGGSPSGSPSAGPANPSGSPAATPSGSPSPPPELGSRVLEGLGNDAFLDDKLSPAGATAAQSRTVRIVFRTSNVIVTVEYSVQPALPGTVPPSTETQESAQELAQALVERFNE
- a CDS encoding DUF2637 domain-containing protein, with the protein product MELTRTHRILIGVVVAGAVVIAGIGFAGSYAAVRTLALQKGFGSFSLVFPIGIDAGICVLLALDLLLTWMRIPFPLLRQTAWLLTAATIAFNGAASWPDPLGVGMHAVIPILFVVTVEAARHAVGRIADITADRHMEGVRITRWLLSPVPTFKLWRRMKLWELRSYEQAVGMEQDRLIYQARLQARYGRSWRRKAPVAALMPLKLARIGVPLAQTAPEGLAAAGIDPALLPPAAAASPAPAPASAPALVAGGAQAGLAAGPQAGPQAGHPQAGHPQAASVPGAGLSDGPEAGAQVAGAPVTHAQPPFAVDPTAMPAAHNSAWFAAPLAPQAAYAGAYNPQYVEGLEPIPVMPPAGPEDQQVQQPDLPIPAPRQEEAQGAEPVDGPDEAEFAEVAYKVFRALVDEQNDFPTAEALDIHLSDGYDVTHPRSGSLLRRMIPAFKQRYQKDLENEHIA
- the lysS gene encoding lysine--tRNA ligase; amino-acid sequence: MAQSSTETDWVSRFADEVIAEAERRAPGKPLVVASGLSPSGPIHLGNLREVMTPHLVADEIRRRGIEVRHLISWDDYDRYRKVPKGIPGVSEESHAQHIGRPLTAVPAPEGSAHPNWAEHFKGAMVEALAELGVEYDPISQTEQYTSGVYREQVLHAMKHRGDIDAVLDQYRTKQKPGGKKPQQKQVDEAELEAAEGSGAAAEDDGSSAEGGYFPYKPYCGQCGKDFTKVTSYDDETTEMTYVCTEDEFTETVKLSEFNRGKLVWKVDWPMRWAFEGVVFEPSGVDHSSPGSSFQVGGQIVHIFGGEQPIGPMYAFVGISGMAKMSSSKGGVPTPADALKIMEPQLLRWLYARRRPNQSFKIAFDQEIQRLYDEWDKLEAKVADGSVLPADAAAHARAVRTAATELPRTPRPMPYRTLASVVDITGGHDEQTLRILTDLDPSQPVTSLDAVRPRLDRAENWITTQVPADQRTLVREEPDTELLSSLDDEGRESLRRLLDGLDSHWSLDGLTTLVYGVPKVMAGLEPDAKPTPELKVAQRTFFALLYRLLVTRETGPRLPTLLLAVGADRVRKLLAV
- a CDS encoding DUF3558 family protein; translated protein: MHRSASRLTRVLACAAVPVILTVAGCSSDSGKASGSDSDKKSGSSASAKPSAKPSPTLEKAAFATLPDPCKAVQTKTVESLVPEAKDKNGTATKSNDLASRASCSWNGLDEDGLKGSQYRWLSISLFRYDSHASLGAANKRAEEQFTKQVEAAKASEGAQNVKAEEAGGIGDQGSSVTYSVKKDVDFFNTTIVARTQNVVITLDYNGAAYEGAGAPDQAKLLQDAIAAAKEAVGSVDAANQQKQPEQQPSQEASQQQSAQPAQ